One stretch of Cyclopterus lumpus isolate fCycLum1 chromosome 10, fCycLum1.pri, whole genome shotgun sequence DNA includes these proteins:
- the LOC117737084 gene encoding vegetative cell wall protein gp1-like, protein PSSPSPSSPSPSSPSPSSPSPSSPSSSSPSPSSPSPSSPSPSSPSPSSPSSSSPSSSSPSPSSPSPSSPSPSSPSPSSPSPSSPSPSSPSPSSPSPSSPSPSSPSPSSPSPSSPSPSSPSPSSPSPSSPSSSSPSPSSPSPSSPSPSSPSPSSPSPFFPSPSSPSPSSPSSSSPSPSSPSPSSPSPSSPSPSSPSPSSPSSSSPSPSSPSPSSPSPSSPSPSSPSPSSPSPSSPSPSSPSP, encoded by the coding sequence ccatcgtctccttccccatcgtctccatcaccatcgtctccatcaccatcgtctccatcaccatcgtctccatcatcatcgtctccatcaccatcgtctccttcaccatcgtcaccatcaccatcgtctccatcaccatcgtctccatcatcatcgtctccatcatcatcgtctccttcaccatcgtctccttccccatcgtctccatcaccatcgtctccatcaccatcgtctccatcaccatcgtctccatcaccatcgtctccttcaccatcgtcaccatcaccatcgtctccatcaccatcgtctccatcaccatcgtctccatcaccatcgtctccttcaccatcgtcaccatcaccatcgtctccttcaccatcgtctccatcatcatcgtctccatcaccatcgtctccttccccatcgtcaccatcaccatcgtctccttcaccatcgtctccatcaccattttttccatcaccatcgtctccatcaccatcgtctccatcatcatcgtctccttcaccatcgtctccatcaccatcgtctccatcaccatcgtctccatcaccatcgtctccttcaccatcgtctccatcatcatcgtctccatcaccatcgtctccttcaccatcgtctccatcaccatcgtctccatcaccatcgtctccttcaccatcgtctccatcaccatcgtctccttcaccatcgtctccatcacca